In the genome of Achromobacter sp. MFA1 R4, the window GCCGTCGCGGTCGTTCAGCACCCGGTCCACGGTGGCGGTGGACATGCCGGCTTCTCGGGCAATGAGGGAAATGGTGGGGCGCATGCGGGAACAGGCTCGCAAGACACCATCAGGGCGATGGCAGCGCGGCCATCATAAACCATCATTTGCAATCATTCAGGATCAAAAAGGTAACGCCGCCGTCCTATGACCGCCAATCGCCTTTACCCCTGATTGTTTTGATGTGATTATCGCGGCTCAATTACATCAAACACCGCACGGCAGGATGCCAGGCAGTCGACAGTGCATACCGAGCCGGCAGGAGGAGCACATGTCGCACCCTACCCTGGTGCCCGACCCACCCGTCCGGGAACGGCGCTTTCGCATCGGCTGCATCGGCGCCGGCATGATCATGGCCGAGTGCCATCTGGCGGCTTACCAGCAGGCCGGCTTCACGGTGGCGGCGATTGCGTCGCGCACCCGCGGCAAGGCGGCCCAGGTCGCCGAACGCTACGGCATCCCGCGTGTGCATGACGATCCTCTGGCCCTGATCGCCGATCCGCAGATCGAGATCGTGGACATCGCGTATCCGCCCGACCAGCAGCCCGCGCTGATTCGCGCCGCATTGGCCGCCCCGCATGTGCGCGGCGTGCTGGCGCAGAAGCCCCTGGCCCTCTCGCTGGATGAAGCCCGCGCCTTGCGCGACGAGGCGCGGGCCGCCGGCAAGATCCTGTCGGTCAACCAGAACATGCGCTACGACCAATCGATGCGCGCGCTCAAGCAGCTGCTCGACCAGGGCGTGCTGGGCACGCCGGTGTTCGCGCAGATCGACATGCACGCGATCCCGCACTGGCAGGACTTCTTGCGCGGCTATGACCGGCTGACGCTCTCGAACATGAGCGTGCATCACCTCGATGTCCTGCGCTATCTGTTTGGCGAGCCCACCGAGATCACCAGCATCACCCGCCCGGATCCGCGCACCGAGTTCGCGCATCAGGATGGGCTGGTGACGACCACGCTGCGCTTTGGCAACGGCCTGCTCGCGCTGTCGCTCGAAGATGTGTGGTCGGGCCCGCGGGCCGAGGGATACCCCGACGACCAGCACATCCGCTGGCGCGTGGAAGGCACCGAGGGCGTCGCGCGCGGCACCATCGGCTGGCCCACCGGCGAGCCGTCGACCCTGAGCTACGCCTCGCGCGCGGCCCAGGGCCATACCGACGGGCGCTGGGTGACGCCCACGTGGGACACGATGTGGTTTCCGCATGCCTTCATCGGCGTGATGGAGCAGTTGCAGTACGCGCTGGCCAGCGGCACCGAGCCTGCGTTGAGCGTGACCGACAACGTACGCACGATGGCGCTGGTCGAGGCCGCGTATACGTCCATCGCCGAAGGCCGCACGGTACGGCTGCCGGCAGTCGAATAACCAGATCGATAAAACAGACGGAGACAACCATCATGATCCAGACCGGAATCTTCTCGGGCTACTTTCCCTATGAGCTGGAGCGCACGGCCAAGGTGATTCGCTCGCACGGCTTTAACACCGTGCAGCTGGACCTGCATTTCAAGGACATGGAGCTTGGCCCGGGGCAGCTGACCGCGCAGAAATGCACGCAGATCCGCGACACCTTCCGCAATTACGACCTGCCGGTCTCCTGCATCTCGGCCTATACCAACATCGTGCATCCCGACCCCGCCGAGCGCCAACGCCGCAACGGTTACCTCAAAGAGATCCTCACCCACGCGCGCCAGTTGGGGTCGCCCTACGTGATCTCGGAAACCGGCACGTTCGCCACCGACAGCGACTGGGTGCATCACCCCAGGAACAAGACCGAGGAAGGCTGGGACCAGTGCCGCGCGGTGATCGCCGAGCTGTCGCAACATGCCTATGACCATGGCGCGGTGTTCCTGCTTGAGACCTACGTGAACAACGTGGTGGGATCGGTCGAGGAAACGCTGCGCATGTTCGCCGAAGTGGATCACCCGGGCCTGGGCCTCCTGATGGATCCGACGAACTACTTCGAAGCGCACAACATCGACCAGATGGACCGCACGCTCAACCAAGTGTTCGACGCGCTCTCCGACAAGATCTGCATCGCGCATGCCAAGGACGTGAAACGTTCGGGCGATGACAAGTCCGAAAAGCACAGCGACATCGGTGACGAGGGCGCGGCCGAAAGCCATACCTTCCGCGGGGTGGGCGAGATCGAGTTGCCGGCGCCGGGCCTGGGCGCGCTCAATTACGACCTGTATCTGCAGCGCCTGGCAAAGAAGCACCCCAACATTCCCATCATCATCGAACACCTGACCGAAGACGACGTGCCGCGCGCCAAGCGGTTCCTCGACGAGCGGCTGCGCGCGAACGGCCTGTAGGCCGGCGCCGCACGCGATTGCACGCGCACCGCGAAGCCGTCATCGAACACGGCCCGCGGCGCGCCTCTCGAACACGATTCTGAACACCGACACCGGCGGACGCGCGCCCGCGCCTGCGCCAGGGAGAACTCATGCCTGACATTTACGGGACCTGGATGACGCGCCGCGACGTAGAGGCGCGCACCGGACAGCTTGCGCAGTTTGCCGGCGTACGCCTGATGACGCTGGACGACGGGCTGGAGCGCGGTATCCGCATGCTGGAGTTCCGCAGCGGCACGGGCCTGCGCTTCACGGTGCTGGTGGATCGCGCGATGGACATCGCCGACTGCGAATACCGCGGCTACGCCCTGGGATGGCAATCGCCGTCGGGCTTTCGCCATCCCGGACTGCATGACTACGAAGGCGAGGGCGGACTGGGCTGGATGCGATCGTTTTCGGGCCTCATGATCACCTGCGGGCTGGACCACATTCTGTTCATGTACGACGCGCCGGCCGACAACTATGTGTACGGCCCGCGCAAGACGGCCAGGCAGTCCATCCATGGCCGCGTCGGCACCATTCCCGCGCGGCTGACCGGCTACGGCGAACGCTGGGATGGCGATCGCTGCGTGCTGTGGGCCGAAGGCGTGGTGAGCCAGGGCACCGTGTTCGGCGAGCATCTGGAACTGCACCGCCGCATCGAGATCGAGGTGGGCAGCAACGACATCAAGCTGTCGGATCGCGTCGTGAATCGGGGCTTTTACCGCACGCCGCATATGCTCTGCTATCACATCAACCTGGGCTATCCGGTGCTGGACGCCGGCTCGCGCTATCTGGCGCCGATCCGCGACGTGGTGTGGGCCGCGCACGAGCAGGACTACCGCAAGCAGGGCGTGGGCTACCGCCGCATGCCGGCGCCGCAGCTGGGCTTTCATGAGCAGGTGTGGCAGCACGAGATGGCGGCCGCGGCCGACGGCAGCGTGCCGGTCGCCCTGGTGAACGATGCGCTGGGTCTGGGCATGCAGGTCAGCACCTACAAGCATCAATTCCCCTGCCAGTACCAATGGCAGAACCTGCAATCGGGCCAGTATGCGATGGGCATCGAGCCCTCCACCAACCACGTGCTGGGCCAGGGCGCGGCGCGCGAGCGCAACGAGCTCATCTGGCTCGAGCACGGCGACGAGCGCCGCTACGACACTACGTTCAGCGTGCTGGGCTCGGCCGGCGACATCGCGGCCTGCGAGGCACGCATCCGCGCGATCGCGGTGCAGCCCGAGACCGACTATCCGCCGTTGTCGGGGCGTTTTGCGCCCATCGCGGGGCGCCCATGAGCGCGCGCTTTTCATTACAAGGCCGCCGCGTGCTGTACACGGGCGCGGCGGGCGGTTTTGGCGTGGACACCACGCTTGCGCTGCTGGACGCGGGCGCAAGCGTGATCGCGCTCGACAACCACGCCGGGCATATCGACCGCCTGCGCAGCACCGTGCCGGCGCAGTTTGCCGGCCAGCTTCAGATCCTGCAGGCCGACCTCGCCGACGCCGGCGCGCTGCAATCGCACCTTGAGCGGCTGACCGCCGAGGGCGCGATCGACGTGGTCATCAACAACGCGGCGATCTATCCCTCGCGCCCGTTCGAGGAATACAGCGATGCCGAGCTGGCGCGCGTGCACCGCGTCAACGTGGAGGCGGCGGTGCAGATCGTGCGCGCGGCGCTGCCGGGCATGCGCGCGCAGCAATGGGGCCGCGTGATCAACATCTCGTCGATCACGCTGTCGGGCGGATGGGAAAACCTGCTGCCCTACGTGCAGTCCAAGGGCGCGATGGTGGGCGCCACGCGCGCCTTCGCGCGCGAGTTCGGCAAGTGGGGAATCACGGTCAACGCCATCTCGCCGGGCGCGTTCCCGACCGACGCCGAGAAGATCCATCCCGATCCCGAGGGCTACAACCGCATGGTGCTCGAACGCCAGTCGGTTAAGCGCCGCGGGCACGCCGGCGACATCGCCGCGGCCATCTTGTTCCTGGCCTCGGACGAGGCGGGTTTCATTTCCGGACAGACGCTGGCGGTGGACGGCGGCTGGGTCATGCATTGAGGCGCATCGGCGCCACGCAGAGGGTAGAAGCAATGAGCATTCTTTCTGGCTACAAGGTTCTGGACTGCTCCATCGCCATGGCGGGGCCGTTCGCGGCGCAACGCCTGGGCGACCTGGGCGCCGACGTGATCAAGATCGAACCGCCCACCGGCGAATGGCAGCGGCACGCGCCCGCCGGCGGCATCACGGGCAACAAGATCAACGTGTCCTTTCTCTCGTTGAACCGCAACAAGCGTTCGCTCGCGATCGACCTGAAGAGCGCCGGCGGCAAGGAGATCATCCAGAAGCTCGCGGCGCAGGCCGATGTGTTCATCCAGAACTACCGGCCCGGTGTCGCCGGCCGCCTGGGCGTGAACTACGAGACCCTGTCGGCCTTGAACCCGCGCCTCATCTATGTGTCCATGTCGGGCTTCGGCGAAGACGGCCCCTATGCCACGCGCCCGGGTCAGGACCTGCTGTTGCAGGCGATGTCGGGCGCGATGCTGTCGTCGGGCCGGGCCGGCGAAGCGCCCCGCGCGGCGGGCCAGTATGTGGTCGACGCCGTCACCGCGTATTGCGCCTTCG includes:
- a CDS encoding Gfo/Idh/MocA family protein — translated: MSHPTLVPDPPVRERRFRIGCIGAGMIMAECHLAAYQQAGFTVAAIASRTRGKAAQVAERYGIPRVHDDPLALIADPQIEIVDIAYPPDQQPALIRAALAAPHVRGVLAQKPLALSLDEARALRDEARAAGKILSVNQNMRYDQSMRALKQLLDQGVLGTPVFAQIDMHAIPHWQDFLRGYDRLTLSNMSVHHLDVLRYLFGEPTEITSITRPDPRTEFAHQDGLVTTTLRFGNGLLALSLEDVWSGPRAEGYPDDQHIRWRVEGTEGVARGTIGWPTGEPSTLSYASRAAQGHTDGRWVTPTWDTMWFPHAFIGVMEQLQYALASGTEPALSVTDNVRTMALVEAAYTSIAEGRTVRLPAVE
- a CDS encoding SDR family NAD(P)-dependent oxidoreductase produces the protein MSARFSLQGRRVLYTGAAGGFGVDTTLALLDAGASVIALDNHAGHIDRLRSTVPAQFAGQLQILQADLADAGALQSHLERLTAEGAIDVVINNAAIYPSRPFEEYSDAELARVHRVNVEAAVQIVRAALPGMRAQQWGRVINISSITLSGGWENLLPYVQSKGAMVGATRAFAREFGKWGITVNAISPGAFPTDAEKIHPDPEGYNRMVLERQSVKRRGHAGDIAAAILFLASDEAGFISGQTLAVDGGWVMH
- a CDS encoding sugar phosphate isomerase/epimerase codes for the protein MIQTGIFSGYFPYELERTAKVIRSHGFNTVQLDLHFKDMELGPGQLTAQKCTQIRDTFRNYDLPVSCISAYTNIVHPDPAERQRRNGYLKEILTHARQLGSPYVISETGTFATDSDWVHHPRNKTEEGWDQCRAVIAELSQHAYDHGAVFLLETYVNNVVGSVEETLRMFAEVDHPGLGLLMDPTNYFEAHNIDQMDRTLNQVFDALSDKICIAHAKDVKRSGDDKSEKHSDIGDEGAAESHTFRGVGEIELPAPGLGALNYDLYLQRLAKKHPNIPIIIEHLTEDDVPRAKRFLDERLRANGL
- a CDS encoding aldose 1-epimerase family protein; this encodes MPDIYGTWMTRRDVEARTGQLAQFAGVRLMTLDDGLERGIRMLEFRSGTGLRFTVLVDRAMDIADCEYRGYALGWQSPSGFRHPGLHDYEGEGGLGWMRSFSGLMITCGLDHILFMYDAPADNYVYGPRKTARQSIHGRVGTIPARLTGYGERWDGDRCVLWAEGVVSQGTVFGEHLELHRRIEIEVGSNDIKLSDRVVNRGFYRTPHMLCYHINLGYPVLDAGSRYLAPIRDVVWAAHEQDYRKQGVGYRRMPAPQLGFHEQVWQHEMAAAADGSVPVALVNDALGLGMQVSTYKHQFPCQYQWQNLQSGQYAMGIEPSTNHVLGQGAARERNELIWLEHGDERRYDTTFSVLGSAGDIAACEARIRAIAVQPETDYPPLSGRFAPIAGRP